Proteins from a genomic interval of bacterium:
- a CDS encoding sugar phosphate nucleotidyltransferase has protein sequence MNAIIPVAGRGKRLRPHTHTQPKVLMNVAGKPILAYILDDLKDLGVEEIVFVVGYLAEKVEEYVRERYPFRAHFVYQDEPMGNGHAIYVAREHLTGPTLIVFGDTVVQADLRAAAALPHSAIGVHRVADPRAFGVVELDGDGIVRHLWEKPAVPPSDLAAVGVYMIQQPAPFRRALERLVDDRRIENGEYWLADALQIMIDSGERLQTFPVDEWYDCGTPEALLRANRALLDHAPPPVVEIPGSVVIPPSAIAETAVVEGSVLGPYATVAEGARVTNAVIRDSIINAHARVESVLLEESIIGENAAVTGRRGRINLGDSSEIELS, from the coding sequence GGCAAGCGCCTCAGGCCCCACACCCACACGCAGCCCAAGGTGTTGATGAACGTGGCAGGAAAGCCGATCCTCGCCTATATCCTCGATGATTTGAAGGATCTCGGGGTTGAGGAGATCGTGTTTGTCGTCGGGTATCTCGCGGAAAAAGTCGAGGAGTATGTCCGGGAACGATACCCGTTTCGCGCCCACTTTGTCTACCAGGATGAACCGATGGGGAACGGGCACGCGATTTACGTGGCGCGCGAGCATCTCACCGGCCCGACGCTGATTGTCTTCGGGGATACGGTCGTCCAGGCGGACCTGCGGGCCGCGGCCGCGCTTCCCCACTCGGCCATCGGAGTTCACCGGGTGGCCGATCCGCGTGCGTTCGGTGTCGTGGAGCTTGACGGCGACGGCATCGTCCGGCATCTCTGGGAGAAGCCCGCCGTCCCCCCCAGCGACCTGGCGGCTGTCGGCGTCTACATGATTCAGCAGCCGGCTCCGTTCCGGCGGGCGCTGGAGCGGTTGGTGGACGACCGCCGGATTGAGAACGGAGAGTACTGGTTGGCGGATGCCTTGCAGATTATGATCGACTCCGGCGAGCGGCTCCAGACCTTCCCCGTCGACGAGTGGTACGATTGCGGCACGCCCGAGGCGTTGCTGCGGGCCAACCGCGCGCTGCTCGATCATGCCCCCCCGCCCGTCGTGGAGATTCCGGGATCGGTGGTCATCCCTCCGTCGGCGATCGCCGAAACCGCGGTCGTGGAGGGATCGGTGCTCGGTCCGTATGCGACGGTCGCGGAGGGAGCCCGGGTGACCAACGCCGTGATCCGCGACAGCATCATCAACGCGCACGCCCGGGTGGAGAGCGTGCTCTTGGAGGAGTCGATCATCGGCGAAAACGCTGCGGTCACCGGCCGCCGCGGGCGGATCAACCTCGGCGATAGCTCGGAGATCGAGCTGTCGTAA